One Streptomyces sp. NBC_00554 DNA segment encodes these proteins:
- a CDS encoding zinc-dependent alcohol dehydrogenase family protein, translating into MRATTIHAPYDMRVEDVPEPVVQLPTDAVVRVLRSCICGSDLWAYRGEAARQPGQRIGHEFLGIVEETGSEVTGVRRGDLVVAPFMWSDGVCDYCREGLTTSCEHGGFWGAVGHDGGQGEAVRVPYADGTLVQLPKDAASDDHLLSALLTLSDVMGTGHHAALGAGVRKGSTVAVVGDGAVGLCAVLAAKRLGAERIIALGRHQARTDIARLFGATDIVAERGDAAVEAVRELTRGQGAHCVVEAVGTEQSMKTALNIARDGGAIGFVGVPHGSGTGLDLGVMFDRNVALRGGVAPVRAYIPELLPDILDGTIDPSPVFDRTVGIEDVPEGYKAMDERTALKVLVTN; encoded by the coding sequence ATGCGCGCCACCACCATCCACGCCCCGTACGACATGCGCGTGGAGGACGTTCCCGAGCCCGTGGTGCAGCTGCCCACCGACGCGGTCGTGCGGGTGCTGCGGTCCTGCATCTGCGGCAGCGACCTGTGGGCGTACCGCGGCGAGGCGGCGCGGCAGCCGGGGCAGCGGATCGGGCACGAGTTCCTCGGCATCGTCGAGGAGACCGGCTCCGAGGTGACCGGCGTCAGGCGCGGCGACCTGGTCGTGGCCCCCTTCATGTGGTCCGACGGAGTGTGCGACTACTGCCGCGAAGGGCTCACCACGTCCTGCGAGCACGGCGGCTTCTGGGGTGCCGTCGGGCACGACGGCGGGCAGGGCGAGGCCGTCCGCGTTCCCTACGCCGACGGCACCCTCGTACAACTGCCCAAGGACGCGGCCTCGGACGACCACCTGCTGTCGGCTCTGCTCACGCTGTCCGACGTGATGGGCACGGGGCACCACGCGGCGCTCGGCGCGGGGGTCCGGAAGGGCTCCACCGTCGCCGTCGTCGGGGACGGCGCCGTCGGGCTGTGCGCCGTGCTGGCCGCCAAGCGGCTCGGCGCCGAGCGGATCATCGCGCTCGGCCGCCACCAGGCGCGCACCGACATCGCGCGCCTCTTCGGAGCCACTGACATCGTCGCCGAGCGCGGCGACGCGGCCGTCGAGGCCGTCCGGGAGCTGACCCGGGGCCAGGGCGCGCACTGTGTCGTCGAGGCGGTCGGAACCGAGCAGTCCATGAAGACGGCCTTGAACATCGCCCGCGACGGCGGCGCCATCGGCTTCGTCGGGGTTCCGCACGGCAGTGGTACGGGGCTGGATCTGGGCGTGATGTTCGACCGGAACGTCGCCCTGCGCGGCGGGGTCGCGCCGGTGCGCGCGTACATCCCGGAGCTGCTGCCCGACATCCTCGACGGGACCATCGACCCGTCGCCCGTCTTCGACCGGACGGTCGGCATCGAGGACGTGCCCGAGGGCTACAAGGCGATGGACGAGCGCACGGCTCTCAAGGTGCTCGTCACCAACTGA
- a CDS encoding CopD family protein yields MTLTRPTAEVADGPEPARRHATGRAVAVLALVAVAALIPLLGPRAALDGTGEAAPPGAGGIALLRAVLFAALCVPVGELFAARLARRVGAPLGDAPRSWAPFAAAAGFVAALGLASVVATGNLLPHHLSDMDVGGLYQTREGKLALLEVNAFGVAGLCAFYRRPALQVWPLAAVAVAEALRAHPPTEDSPLVGSGLTLVHLICASLWVGGLLYVLRMLRELRKSGPTETGVALLGLYARVAAVLFAALTATGTWSALRRMPPGTVLDQLTTTAYGRTLLAKLLLVVAVAVLALWARLRLRRATDPLSACSPARAEVLALGVVVVVSGVLTALPVPIRW; encoded by the coding sequence GTGACGTTGACAAGACCGACCGCCGAGGTGGCCGACGGACCCGAGCCGGCCCGGCGCCATGCCACCGGCCGGGCCGTCGCCGTGCTCGCCCTGGTGGCGGTGGCGGCCCTGATCCCGCTGCTCGGCCCGCGCGCCGCGCTGGACGGCACCGGAGAGGCCGCGCCCCCCGGCGCCGGCGGCATCGCCCTGCTGCGCGCGGTGCTGTTCGCGGCGCTGTGCGTCCCCGTGGGCGAGCTGTTCGCGGCCCGGCTGGCCCGCCGCGTGGGTGCGCCCCTGGGTGATGCGCCGCGCAGCTGGGCGCCGTTCGCCGCGGCCGCCGGTTTCGTGGCCGCGCTCGGGCTGGCCTCGGTAGTGGCCACCGGGAATCTGCTGCCCCATCACCTCTCCGACATGGACGTCGGCGGGCTCTACCAGACCCGGGAGGGCAAGCTCGCGCTCCTGGAGGTCAACGCCTTCGGAGTGGCCGGCCTCTGCGCCTTCTACCGCCGCCCCGCCCTCCAGGTGTGGCCGCTGGCCGCGGTGGCCGTCGCGGAGGCGCTGCGCGCCCACCCCCCGACGGAGGACAGCCCGCTGGTCGGCTCCGGCCTGACGCTCGTACACCTGATCTGCGCGTCGCTGTGGGTGGGCGGTCTGCTGTACGTCCTGCGGATGCTGCGGGAGTTGCGAAAATCGGGTCCTACGGAGACGGGGGTCGCGCTGCTCGGCCTCTACGCGCGCGTGGCGGCCGTCCTGTTCGCGGCGCTCACCGCGACGGGCACCTGGAGCGCGCTGCGCCGGATGCCGCCGGGGACGGTCCTGGACCAGCTGACGACGACGGCGTACGGGCGCACGCTGCTCGCCAAGTTGCTCCTGGTGGTCGCCGTGGCCGTCCTGGCCCTGTGGGCACGCCTGCGGCTGCGCCGGGCCACGGACCCGCTCAGCGCCTGCTCCCCCGCGCGCGCGGAGGTGCTGGCACTGGGCGTGGTCGTCGTGGTCTCGGGCGTGCTGACAGCGCTGCCGGTGCCGATCCGGTGGTGA
- a CDS encoding lysoplasmalogenase encodes MNPRLARVLLVSFGAAAAADLVSLAADFDPGHTLAKPLLMPLLAAHAAARGGPRLLIAALLFGWGGDTLLLLDAEPAFLAGMASFAAGHVCYLALFKSAPRARGAWLAGAYGIALVATVTLLWPGLPAELRLPVAGYSLLLTAMAYGATRLGPVAGVGGALFMLSDTLIATGVADWPQLPRPDFWIMLTYVAAQFLLVDGVLGTLGARSAPRAAYGGMRSTTP; translated from the coding sequence GTGAACCCACGCCTCGCGCGCGTGCTCCTCGTCTCCTTCGGTGCGGCGGCCGCCGCGGACCTCGTCTCCCTGGCCGCGGACTTCGACCCCGGGCACACGCTTGCCAAGCCTCTCCTGATGCCCCTCCTCGCCGCCCATGCGGCCGCACGCGGCGGACCCCGGCTGCTCATCGCCGCGCTGCTCTTCGGCTGGGGCGGCGACACCCTGCTCCTCCTCGACGCCGAACCCGCCTTCCTCGCGGGGATGGCGTCCTTCGCGGCGGGTCACGTCTGTTACCTCGCGCTCTTCAAGAGCGCTCCACGCGCGCGTGGAGCATGGCTCGCCGGCGCGTACGGCATCGCCCTCGTCGCCACCGTCACCCTGCTGTGGCCCGGTCTGCCCGCCGAACTGCGCCTCCCCGTCGCCGGATACAGCCTGCTGCTGACCGCGATGGCGTACGGCGCGACCCGGCTGGGGCCCGTGGCGGGCGTCGGCGGCGCCCTCTTCATGCTCTCCGACACGCTCATCGCGACCGGGGTCGCCGACTGGCCGCAGCTCCCCAGGCCGGACTTCTGGATCATGCTCACGTACGTCGCCGCCCAGTTCCTGCTGGTCGATGGCGTGCTGGGCACCCTCGGCGCGCGTTCGGCGCCGAGGGCGGCGTACGGTGGGATGCGCTCAACCACCCCCTGA